From the genome of Pseudomonas sp. TMP9, one region includes:
- the ispH gene encoding 4-hydroxy-3-methylbut-2-enyl diphosphate reductase: MHIKLANPRGFCAGVDRAIEIVNRALEVFGPPIYVRHEVVHNKFVVEDLRSRGAVFVEELDQVPDDVILIFSAHGVSQAVRTEAERRGLKVFDATCPLVTKVHMEVVRYSREGRECILIGHEGHPEVEGTMGQYDVSNGGTIYLVEDEADVAALQVRNPELLAFVTQTTLSMDDTSKVIDALRAKYPAIGGPRKDDICYATQNRQDAVKQLAADCDVLLVVGSPNSSNSNRLRELAERMGTPAYLIDGAQDLKQEWFAGVSGIGITAGASAPEVLVQSVIKQLGEWGASNAQELEGRPENVTFSMPKELRVKQV; encoded by the coding sequence ATGCATATCAAACTCGCCAACCCTCGTGGTTTCTGTGCCGGTGTAGACCGTGCCATCGAAATCGTTAACCGCGCACTTGAAGTATTCGGCCCGCCGATTTATGTGCGCCATGAAGTCGTGCATAACAAGTTTGTGGTGGAAGACCTGCGTTCCCGTGGTGCGGTATTCGTCGAAGAACTGGACCAAGTGCCCGATGACGTGATTCTCATCTTCAGCGCCCATGGCGTGTCGCAAGCCGTGCGCACAGAGGCCGAGCGCCGTGGTTTGAAGGTCTTTGACGCCACCTGTCCGCTGGTCACCAAGGTGCATATGGAAGTGGTGCGTTACAGCCGCGAGGGGCGCGAATGCATCCTCATCGGCCATGAAGGTCACCCGGAAGTCGAAGGCACCATGGGCCAATACGACGTCAGTAATGGCGGCACTATCTATTTGGTCGAAGACGAAGCCGATGTGGCTGCACTGCAGGTGCGTAACCCCGAGCTGCTGGCGTTTGTTACCCAAACCACGCTGTCGATGGACGACACCAGCAAGGTCATCGACGCCCTGCGCGCCAAATACCCCGCCATCGGTGGCCCGCGTAAAGACGATATTTGCTACGCCACGCAAAACCGCCAAGACGCCGTCAAACAGCTCGCCGCCGATTGCGACGTATTGCTGGTAGTAGGCAGCCCCAACAGCTCCAACTCAAACCGCCTGCGTGAACTGGCCGAACGCATGGGCACGCCGGCCTACTTGATTGACGGCGCGCAAGACCTCAAGCAAGAGTGGTTTGCTGGCGTTAGCGGCATCGGCATCACCGCCGGCGCTTCTGCCCCGGAAGTGCTGGTGCAAAGCGTGATTAAACAGTTGGGCGAGTGGGGCGCCAGTAACGCGCAAGAGCTGGAAGGGCGGCCCGAGAATGTAACGTTCTCGATGCCGAAGGAGCTGCGAGTAAAGCAGGTGTAA
- a CDS encoding PilC/PilY family type IV pilus protein, translating into MFKLKPVAIGISAFLYGVITFNTALADDTEIYVPRDLPADQQVRPNILFILDSSGSMGSRVANSAIPPSNTNRTRNQVMRSVVNNLLNDLKAKEDVNVGFMRFDGNDGGYILSPVRRLTTTNADSMQDTVDDIPASGNTPMLETYYEAYRYMVGQNRVWGDKSVASSRSGDKYISPIEHSCQKSHIIYVTDGEPTVDVGSNSAVKTLVTSKNTLYPASSCGNSNGQCLPHLAEYMANQDLFPAPAPFSDPTNRSQTVTSHFVGFAVNLPLLQNAAAAGGGRYYTADNVSGLTEALKAIIVDITAENTSFAAPSVAVSAFNNLGFRNDLYYALFRPAEGANWPGNVKRYKLGQDINGSPLIVDQNNNAAIDNSTGFFSNSASSFWSATPDGSDVAKGGVAGRLLNPDTRNIFTWTGADRTATAAAGVTGSISLNANNYKLTTANSLLTNTMLGATSNTQKDQFISWARGKNIDNTNRLAIADVLHNEPKLVAYVTDEDLSRVTSAPLTSPEQLYMFFGSNEGFIHAIDPKTGDEKFAFIPKELLPNPGAYLTNAKGSNSKKYGMDGQINLWTKYREPTAADITNKSRTVEKVTLYAGMRRGGSNYYALDVSAINAPAFKWMIKGAYAAAPTPGFEKLGMTFSAPKLADVNINNAKTKVLIFSGGYDKNHDTIGTNVPKADSIGNALYMADAETGKLLWRAGSSSDTGANLKIATMTNSMPADPTIVDINGDGLADIVYASDLGGQIFRFDINNANTGIGPTFATGGRIAQLGGATAADNRRFFGSPDVALIRERGGKTYFTVSIGSGFRESPLNTDTNDRFYVLRDSNVFNTPSAYTTITESDLTNVTGFDLSATDTATIQANIQTLEGQMQALNNTVDTARQNFVDYKVSSNHTAKQNGASQALSDANERQKQIDDILNDAPYILDNNENLQQQSTLQSSLEKAQIVLAQLQQLYLDASGLPEVGTNTADLLMVRNELAIEYAELTNLQKILDDGFALVKTQENFIASQKADPNFDDNNLPALEANLQLLRETYTTNNIASLNLRTALNAGTPSKLDSLLAAIKTALDLPGATADVIKPALLAMQTDVDITAMPTVAGIDYAELLARDDAANATSLKAAALNSQTIVNQITILLSEQAALVASGAALQSDADAIAAKPYTVSGTLLSTTQLTELQTKIASPTYFDAYQYLIDQALDNASNLATGLPDLRSKIDAEYAKLTPGNSYTPNTNLLAASKGFYLKLPKGEKVLSSSISFRGAVLFSTFSPRGQAVSTCGSDVGRGRGYALSLIDASALYTETAADGTKTPVRSFDLKRSGIPPTPSVILSEGKPTVLIGTEILRNDCVDGAEICRAGDAVKATYWREN; encoded by the coding sequence ATGTTCAAACTAAAACCAGTCGCCATAGGCATCAGCGCCTTTCTCTACGGTGTTATTACCTTTAACACCGCCTTGGCTGATGACACTGAGATATACGTACCAAGAGACTTACCCGCTGACCAGCAGGTACGTCCAAACATTCTTTTCATCCTCGACTCCTCCGGGTCAATGGGGAGTAGGGTCGCGAACAGCGCTATACCTCCTAGCAATACAAATAGAACCCGCAACCAAGTAATGCGAAGTGTAGTGAACAATTTGCTAAATGATTTAAAGGCAAAGGAGGATGTAAACGTTGGCTTTATGCGCTTCGATGGTAACGACGGCGGGTATATCCTAAGCCCCGTTCGACGCCTAACAACCACGAACGCTGACTCTATGCAGGATACCGTAGACGATATACCTGCAAGCGGTAATACACCAATGCTGGAAACCTACTACGAAGCCTACCGTTATATGGTGGGGCAAAACCGAGTATGGGGGGATAAGAGTGTTGCGTCATCTAGAAGCGGTGACAAATATATTTCGCCGATAGAACACAGCTGTCAGAAGTCGCACATTATTTATGTAACTGATGGTGAACCCACCGTCGACGTAGGCTCTAATTCAGCAGTAAAGACACTGGTCACTAGTAAAAACACCCTTTACCCAGCTTCTAGTTGCGGTAATAGTAATGGTCAGTGCTTGCCACATCTCGCCGAATACATGGCTAATCAGGATCTCTTCCCAGCGCCTGCGCCTTTTTCTGATCCAACGAACCGAAGCCAAACAGTCACTTCCCACTTTGTAGGTTTCGCCGTCAATCTTCCCTTACTCCAAAATGCAGCAGCAGCAGGTGGGGGCCGATACTACACGGCAGATAATGTATCCGGTCTGACAGAAGCTCTGAAAGCCATTATTGTTGACATTACAGCGGAAAATACCTCATTCGCTGCCCCCAGCGTAGCAGTGAGCGCCTTTAACAACTTAGGCTTTCGCAACGATCTTTATTACGCGCTTTTTCGCCCGGCAGAAGGTGCCAATTGGCCGGGTAACGTCAAACGTTACAAGCTGGGTCAAGATATTAACGGCAGTCCGTTGATTGTCGACCAGAACAATAATGCCGCCATTGACAACAGCACCGGCTTCTTCAGCAACAGTGCCTCCAGTTTCTGGTCAGCTACACCTGATGGCAGCGATGTTGCCAAAGGTGGAGTGGCAGGCCGCCTGCTCAATCCTGATACACGTAATATCTTTACTTGGACAGGTGCCGACAGAACTGCCACGGCTGCAGCTGGCGTCACAGGTTCTATAAGCCTCAATGCTAATAATTACAAATTAACTACAGCTAATAGTTTGCTCACCAATACTATGCTGGGCGCCACTAGCAACACCCAAAAGGATCAGTTCATTAGTTGGGCGCGAGGCAAGAATATTGATAACACTAACCGCTTGGCTATTGCCGACGTCCTGCATAACGAGCCAAAGTTAGTTGCATACGTGACCGACGAGGACCTTAGTCGCGTAACCAGTGCGCCGCTGACCTCACCCGAACAGCTGTACATGTTCTTTGGCTCCAACGAGGGCTTTATCCATGCAATTGACCCTAAAACTGGTGACGAAAAATTTGCGTTTATTCCTAAAGAGCTCCTACCCAACCCTGGGGCCTATCTGACTAATGCAAAAGGCTCCAATAGCAAAAAGTACGGCATGGATGGCCAAATCAATCTATGGACTAAATACCGGGAACCTACCGCTGCTGACATTACAAATAAAAGCCGCACAGTTGAAAAAGTAACGCTCTACGCTGGAATGCGTCGAGGCGGCAGCAATTACTATGCCCTGGATGTCAGCGCTATCAATGCACCGGCCTTTAAATGGATGATCAAAGGTGCTTACGCCGCTGCACCAACCCCAGGCTTTGAAAAGTTAGGTATGACTTTCTCGGCACCTAAACTGGCTGACGTGAATATCAATAACGCAAAGACTAAGGTACTAATCTTTAGCGGTGGCTACGACAAGAATCACGACACCATCGGTACTAACGTTCCAAAAGCGGACAGCATCGGTAACGCACTTTATATGGCTGATGCAGAAACCGGCAAACTGCTGTGGCGCGCAGGGAGCAGCAGCGATACCGGGGCTAATCTTAAAATTGCAACCATGACCAACAGCATGCCGGCTGACCCTACAATTGTTGATATCAATGGTGATGGCTTAGCTGACATCGTTTACGCTTCTGACTTGGGTGGCCAAATCTTCCGCTTTGACATCAACAATGCCAACACCGGCATTGGCCCTACTTTTGCCACTGGCGGCCGTATTGCCCAACTTGGTGGAGCCACCGCTGCGGATAACCGCCGCTTCTTCGGCTCACCTGACGTAGCCCTCATCCGTGAGCGTGGCGGCAAGACCTACTTCACAGTTTCTATTGGCTCAGGCTTCCGTGAAAGCCCACTTAATACAGACACCAATGATCGCTTCTACGTGTTGCGTGACAGCAATGTATTCAACACACCCAGCGCCTATACCACCATCACCGAGTCTGATCTGACCAACGTCACTGGTTTTGATCTTAGCGCAACAGATACAGCGACTATCCAAGCAAATATACAAACACTTGAAGGGCAAATGCAGGCACTCAACAACACAGTTGATACTGCACGCCAAAATTTTGTTGACTATAAAGTCAGCTCTAACCACACCGCTAAGCAAAACGGAGCCTCCCAAGCATTGAGTGATGCCAACGAGCGGCAAAAACAAATCGATGACATCCTTAATGATGCTCCCTATATTCTCGATAATAACGAGAATCTACAGCAGCAAAGCACACTGCAGAGCAGCCTTGAGAAAGCTCAAATAGTGTTGGCGCAACTGCAACAGCTGTATCTGGACGCGTCAGGCCTGCCTGAAGTTGGCACCAACACTGCAGATCTCTTAATGGTGCGCAATGAATTAGCGATTGAGTATGCAGAATTAACTAACTTGCAGAAAATACTGGATGATGGATTCGCACTTGTAAAAACTCAAGAAAACTTTATCGCCAGCCAAAAAGCAGATCCTAATTTCGATGATAATAACTTGCCGGCACTCGAAGCTAATCTGCAGCTGCTGCGCGAAACATATACAACTAATAATATAGCTTCCCTTAATCTACGAACTGCTCTCAATGCAGGCACACCAAGCAAGTTGGATTCATTGCTCGCCGCAATCAAGACAGCTCTCGACTTACCGGGAGCCACTGCGGATGTCATTAAGCCCGCTTTACTAGCTATGCAGACTGATGTTGATATCACGGCTATGCCTACTGTGGCCGGAATCGATTACGCAGAGCTTCTTGCCCGTGACGATGCTGCCAACGCTACGTCACTTAAAGCTGCTGCGCTCAACAGCCAAACTATTGTGAATCAGATTACCATTTTGCTATCTGAGCAAGCAGCGCTAGTTGCCTCCGGCGCAGCATTACAGAGTGATGCAGATGCAATAGCCGCAAAACCCTACACTGTTTCAGGCACACTGCTTTCAACGACTCAACTTACAGAACTGCAAACAAAAATAGCTTCCCCAACTTACTTCGACGCCTACCAGTATTTGATTGATCAAGCACTGGACAATGCGTCGAACTTAGCAACGGGCTTACCCGACCTGCGCAGCAAAATCGACGCTGAATACGCCAAGCTGACACCGGGTAACAGCTATACCCCAAATACTAATCTGCTTGCAGCCAGTAAAGGCTTCTATCTGAAACTGCCTAAGGGTGAGAAGGTTCTTTCTTCTTCGATCTCCTTCCGTGGTGCCGTACTGTTTAGTACGTTCAGCCCTCGCGGCCAAGCTGTTTCCACCTGCGGTTCAGACGTAGGCCGGGGCCGCGGCTACGCACTCAGCTTGATCGACGCAAGCGCTTTGTATACTGAAACAGCCGCTGATGGTACCAAGACCCCAGTACGCAGCTTTGACCTAAAACGCTCAGGCATTCCTCCAACCCCATCGGTTATTCTCTCCGAGGGTAAGCCCACAGTACTTATAGGCACTGAAATTCTGCGTAACGATTGCGTAGACGGCGCCGAAATCTGCCGAGCCGGAGATGCAGTTAAAGCGACTTACTGGAGAGAAAATTGA
- a CDS encoding peptidylprolyl isomerase, which yields MTDVRIGPDKEVTLHFALKLDNGDVVDSTFDKNPATFKVGDGNLLPGFEQAIYGLKAGDKRSLEISPEQGFGQGNPQNLQVMPRSQFQDMELSEGLLVIFNDAANTELPGVVKIFDDSQVTIDFNHPLAGKTLSFDVEIIEVKAL from the coding sequence ATGACTGACGTACGAATCGGCCCGGACAAGGAAGTCACCCTGCATTTCGCCCTCAAGCTCGACAACGGCGATGTAGTTGACAGCACCTTCGATAAAAATCCAGCCACCTTTAAAGTAGGCGACGGCAACCTGCTGCCTGGCTTCGAGCAGGCCATTTATGGCCTTAAGGCCGGTGACAAACGCAGCCTGGAAATCAGCCCAGAGCAGGGCTTTGGTCAAGGCAACCCGCAGAATCTTCAGGTGATGCCGCGCAGCCAGTTTCAGGATATGGAGCTCTCGGAAGGCCTGCTGGTGATCTTCAATGACGCCGCCAACACCGAGCTACCCGGTGTAGTCAAAATCTTCGACGACAGCCAAGTCACCATCGACTTCAACCATCCACTGGCCGGCAAAACGCTGAGTTTCGATGTGGAAATCATCGAGGTTAAAGCGCTCTGA
- a CDS encoding type IV pilin protein codes for MKQQGFSLIELMIVIAIIGILAAIAYPSYQNYVLRSGRADGQAKLMEILQAQERFYSQNQTYVTNLGVGGLVYGVAADAAVPSDDRRYNITAAACGGSTIARCVTLTATRAGPQLQDNECGNLTLDSRGTKGATDVDRCW; via the coding sequence ATGAAGCAACAAGGCTTCAGCCTCATTGAACTGATGATTGTGATAGCGATTATTGGCATCCTTGCTGCTATCGCTTATCCCAGTTATCAGAACTATGTTCTGCGCTCTGGCCGTGCTGACGGCCAGGCAAAACTAATGGAGATACTGCAGGCACAGGAGCGCTTCTACTCACAAAACCAGACCTATGTGACCAACTTAGGTGTTGGTGGCTTGGTTTATGGTGTGGCAGCCGATGCGGCTGTCCCGTCCGATGACCGTCGTTACAACATAACTGCTGCCGCATGTGGCGGTAGCACTATTGCTCGTTGCGTAACGTTAACAGCCACTCGTGCAGGGCCTCAATTGCAAGATAACGAGTGCGGCAACCTAACATTGGATAGCCGCGGCACCAAAGGGGCAACCGACGTTGACCGCTGTTGGTAA